The DNA segment TGTTTGATCTCGTGCAACAGGAAGGGCCGGCGAGGACGACGATCGAAATAACCGACAAAGGGCGTCCCGCCGAGCCGCCGTCGCCGGGGCAGATCGCGGCATTGCGGGGCGCGAACCCGCCGATGCCGAGCACGGTGCGTTATCGGGAAGCCTTGGACGCGCCTGAGCCGCCGCTGCCGCTGCCACCGCCGCAAGGCGGCCGGCCGATGGTTGTGAGGGATGGTCCGCCGCCACCACCGCAAGGCAGCCGGCCGATCGTCGTGAGGGATGGTCCGCCTCCACCGCCGCGGCCGGCGCCGGTCGCGAGCCGCATGCCGGTCGGTGGAGCAGGGGAGGCCGACATAGCAGGCGGTTCTCCGAGGCTGCCGAAGGAATCGGTCTCTCGTCCCAAGCCGAAGGTGAGTGAGGGAGCGGTGCCCGCTGAGCCGCCGAAGGTCATTGAAGCGTCGAAGGTGGCTGAGGCGCCGAAGCTTGCCGAACGATCGGCTTCAGAACCGGCGCCATCGACGTCGAATCTCAAGCTCCTGCCGGCGTCCTGTTGGTCCGGCGGCGCCTCGCGATGGCAATGGTGGGCATCATCGAGCCAGCAAAATCCATGCAGGTAATTTCTGGAACAGCATGATCCGGAAAAGCGTGTAGCGGTTTTCCCTCGCGACAAGCGCAAAGCGCTTGCGCTTCCAGATGGCGTTTATTTGAGGACCAGACTGCGGCGGCCGACGTTCCAGACGACCGGCTCCTGAAAGCCGCGCAACATCAGTTGGTCGGCGCGGACTTCAAAACCCTCGAGCCGGTCCAGAAAGCTCATGCCGAGCAGGTTCGTCTTCATCAGGCCTTGCGGCACCACCAACGCTGGCACGTTGCGTTCAACCAGCTTTCCGATCACCAGTCGATCGAGCCAGAGACGCGCCGCCTTGGTGTGCCCGCCGGCGGTTTGAACGTCGATGTTGTACTCGAGCATCTCCAGCGGCAGACCGACCGCCTTCGCGGTTTCATAAGTCAGAACCACCGAAGTCGCTCCGGTATCGACCACCATCGCGGCGGCAATCCCGTTGATTCTGGCCTGCACGGCAAACTCGCCGTTCGAGCCGCGCGGAATCTGAACGGCATAGGTTGGCTCGCGCTGGTGCTGGGAAGCGGAACTTGCGTCCTTGGCGAGTGCGCTCCGGCTCGAATCTTTCTGCGCAACAACGACGCCGGCGATAAAGACCAGCGGGAGTGCCAGCGTCAGCAGCCGCATCATGATCGGCCTGCCTTGGGGGCGCCGCGGCGCCTCATTCTTGTTCTGAATGCGTCGGGACGTTTTACTCATCAAGCTTCACAAGTTTGCGCGATGCTTCGGGACCGTCTTTGCATCGCCTACCTCTTGCCAACAAATTCTTAAGAGGCTGCCACGCGTGGAGCGGATTTTGACATTCGCTATCGTTCGAGTGTTCGACGTTCGGCTTGCCCAAACACCAGACCGAAATCAAGGCAATCGTGGCAACCATAGCCAGCATCGCCCAGGCCTCGTTCACCGACATCGCAAGGGCGGCGCGCTCGACCATCGGGCGGACATAGGCCTCGATCGTCGCTTGTGTCACATCGGGAGGCGGATGCAGGAAGAGCTGTTCGTCGAGCCCGATCGCCCGTGCCGCGCTGACGTCGCCCGCGATCAGGCGATCGCGCAACGCTTCGCCGTGGCCGATGGTGCGGCCATAAAGAATGGTGTCGATCGCCGCAATCCCGATCGCGCCGCCGAGGTTGCGCATCAGGTTGAAGAGCCCGCTTGCATCCGGCACTTGCGCTGCGGTGAGCGCGCCGAGCGCGAGTTGCGTCGGCGGCAACAGGCAGAACATGATGGCGACGCCGCGCAGGACCTGCGGGAGAAACATCTCGTCGAAATCGGCGGTTCGGCCCTGGAAGAAGCTCAACGCCAATCCGAGCGCAAACAGCGCAAAGCCAAACGCCGATAGCTTGCGCGGATCGAGCCGGCTCTCCAGATAGCCCGCGACCGGCGCTGCGATCAGTTGCGCGGTGCCCGTCACCAGCATGATGCTGCCGATCTCGAACGCATCGTGGCGGCGAACGTAGGCAAGAAACACCGGCATCAGATAGACCGAGCCGAACAGGCCGACGCCGAGGCAAAAGCTCAGGGCGCATCCGACCGCGAAGGGGCGCGCGGCCAGCGTCGTGAGTTCGACGACCGGATGCGCAGCCATGATCGTCCGCTTGATGAAGATCGCGCCGCTCGCGAGGCTGCCTATGAACAAGAGCAGCGGCCGCAGCGCGAGCCAGCCGTCAAGCGGTGCCTGCTTGAGGCCGAGCTCGAGCGTGGCGAGCGAAATCGCCATCAGGATCAGCGAGAGAACATCGAGGTTTCTGAATTCGGCGAGATCGGTCTTGTCCTGCGGCAGCAGAAACGGCGTGGCGGCGGCAGCGAGCACGCCGGGCGCGACGTTGATGAGGAACAGCCAGTGCCACGACCATGTCTCGGTGATCCAGCCGCCGACGATGGGGCCTATGGTCGGCGCCAGCACCGCGACGACACCGGCGATGGTGGTCGCAACGGGATGCAGGCGCAGCGGAAACAACAAGAACACCGCGGAGAACACCGCCGGGATCAGCGCGCCACCGGCAAAGCCTTGCAGCACGCGGCAACAAATCAGCGTCGCGAAACTGTCGCTCGCCGCACAACCGATCGAGGAGACCGTGAACAGTGCGATCGCGGCGACGAACAGCCAGCGCAGTGTCAGCGTGCGCGTCAGCCAGCCGGTCAGGGGGATCGCGGTGATCTCGGCGATCAGATAGGCGGTCTGGATCCAGCTCATCGCGTCGCGCGAAATCTCGAGTGCTCGCTGGATCGCGGGCAGCGACGTTGCGACGACCTGGATGTCGAGGATCGCCATGAACATGCCAAGGCACATCAGGAGGAAGCCTGCCCAGGTCGCAAAACCGGCGTCCTCCCGTGCTTGCGCGTGCAAGGCAAGGCTCATGTGGCAAGGCTCATGTGGCGCGCTCCTCGCTCAAGGCGCGCCACGACGCAAGGCCACGATTTTCCGCGCGGATGCGGATGAACAGCACGAGCGCGTTGAGGATCGTGAAGAAGAGGGCGATGCCGGGCAGGTGCAGCGTCAACGGCAGCGCGGCGATTTCGCCGGCGACCACGGCATAATTCGGATGGCGGAGATAGCGGTAAGGGCCGGAGGTGACCAGCGGCGCGTTCGCCAACACGATGATACGCGTCGTCCAGCGCGAACCCAGCGTCGCCATCACCCAGACGCGCAAGACCTGAAGCAGGAGATAGGCGAGCAGCACGACCGGATTGACCGGCTGATCGTGTCCGAAGACCCAGAGCGAGGCCAGCCATGAAGCGTGGAGTGCGACCAGCAGCGGATAATGACTGGATGCGATCTCGACCGCGCCGCGCGCCTTGAGTTGCGCGGTGTTGCGGCGGGCCAGCACGAGCTCGAGGCCGCGCTGGACCGTCACAAGCGCAAGGAGGATTTCCGCCGTCGTCACGCCGCGTGCCGCAACGACACGCAACTGGCGGTGAAGCCGGGGCCGAGCGCGGTCAGCAGCGAACGCCGTGGCAATCCTTTTGCGCGAGCGCGCTCAAGGATGAACAGCACGGTCGGTGCCGACATGTTGCCATAGTCGGCAATCACGCCCCGTTCATGCTCAAGCGTGCCCTGATCAAGTGAGAGCGCGGTTTCGATCGCATCGATCACCTTGGCGCCGCCGGGATGGCAGATGAATTTGTCGAAATCGGCGATCGACAGATCCATGCGCGAAAGAATTTGTATCAGCGCGGGTTTGAGCTGGGTCGTGACGAATTCCGGCACGGTGCGGCGAAGGATCACGCCAAACCCCAAGGGATCGACGCTCCACCCCATGACATCCAGCGTGTCGGGCCAGAGATGCTCGCCGGCAGCTTCGATCAGCGTCTCGCCGCCATCACCGGCGCGCAGCACGATCGCGGCGGCGCCGTCGCCGAACAGGCTGGTGGCGATGATGTTGGCTTTCGAGAGTTCATCGAGCCGAAGGGCGAGCGAGCAGAGTTCGACTGCGACCATCAGCACATTGCTGCCGGGTCGCGCCTGCGCCAGACGGGAAGCAATCGACAGGCCGGAGATGCCACCGGCGCAGCCAAGCCCGAACACCGGCACCCGCGAGACGTCAGAGCGAAAGCCCATGCGCTTGGCGACGCGCGCATCAAGACTCGGCGTTGCAATTCCGGTCGAGCAAACCGTGACGACGGTGTCGACATCCGTCGCCTTGAGGCCGGCATCAGCCAGCGCTTTGTTCGCGACCTCGATGAACAAGGCTTCGGCGCCTTCAAAGAACGCTGCCGAGCGCTCCGGCCAGCCGCGCTGGGTCAGATACCAGTCGAACGGCTTGACACCGTAGCGCTTGACGATCCCGGTGTTGGCATAAATGCTGGCGAAGCGGTCATAGTCGGGAAAGCGACTGCCGAAGACCTCCCACGCCGCCTCCAGAACGTCCTTCTGCTGGAAACAATGGGGCGGGACCGAGGTCGTGAGCGAGAGCAGGGCAGCTTGGGGCATCAAAGAAATCCATGTCGTTATCTGTCTTGATGGGAACAGCATCTGTCTTGATGGGAACAGCGACTGGACGCGATTATTTCGACAGCTTTCAGCCGCATAGTCGAAAAAGTGTCACTTAAAAGTGTTTAGCGGCCGCTCGTGACCGCGTAACACACCGAGAACGGGTCGGCATTTCCATTGGCGGACGGCGGGTAGTAGTGGATACCAGATACAACCTGGTTCCGGTTGCATCCTGTTGTCGGCTGTTGAGCGATCTCGACGGCCCACAGTGGGTCCAGTTCATGCCAGCGTTGTGAGTCCAGATCGTGCGATCGGAGGATGTGGTGCGCCACACGCCACGGTGATGCGCGGCTGGCGCAACGAAACGAGTATGAAGCGGTAAATGCTACCTCTGCGCAAGTTCCGTCATGCACAACTGCCGACATAACTTGCTCGGGCTGATCTTCCTTGGCATACTTTTCACGTAGCGCTTGCGGCTTGTTTGATGTCCGCGTGGAAATAGTTGGCGAGAAGGCACGGGATGAAAAATCGCACATCTGCTTCTGAAGTCAGCGCCACGCTCGGTTTTCCTTCCAGCGAAACCGTGCAGGGTTTGCGACTGTGGAAGGCCTTTATCAAGCTTTCGCCGTCGCAGCGCTCCGAGGTGCTGGCGCTCGTGGAGCAACTTGCCACCGATCCCGCGCCGCTTCCGGGTGGCGTCAGCGGCCGATTCACACCGCGCTGACGATCAGCCGTCCTGATCGCGTTTCGCCGACACTGCGCGCCTGTCGCACGAATGGCTCGCAAAGAATTGCTCTAAAGAACATCTTGCCAGTTTCACGTAATTGGATTTTGAAGGAAGAGGCCGCAGGTCGCGGCGGCCTCTCCGCAGTCGGGTCTAGCGTTCGAACCAGAACCAGTCGGCGTGTGCCCGGCGCCAATCGGCGTTACGCTGTTCGTTGCGGCCGATCAGGATGCCGAACCGGATGCAGGCCTTGCGGTCACCCTTTTCGCAGAGCTGATGGAAGCCGATGATTTCCGCCTCCATGGCGCTTTGGGCGCGGGCGGGGGAAGCAACCATCGAAGCCGATCCGGCAATGCCGGCCGCGATCACACAAGCAGTCATCAATCGCCTTAAGGTCATGGGTTCTCCTGTCAAAAAATCGATGCCCCCGCGATCAGGCTTAGAGCGCCAAATCTGAATGCAATCTGAACCTTGCGGGGAAGGGTTCGCATGGCACTGCGAGTGCCATGGAGGAAACGCACCTTAAAAAATTCGTCCGGTCGCTTCGGCTCTTTATCTGTGCTAATCCTTAAAAAAATGGGCCCACAGGAAAAGAGGATACTGCCGATGTCCGAACCGAAACTCGAAGTGCCGGCCGAGCTGCGCGATCTGGCCGAAAAGACCATTGACCAGGCCGAGCGGGCGTTCGGCATGTTTTTCGAGGCGGCCGCCAAATCCGTCGGCGCGATCCCGAGTCCGGGCACGGAAATCTCCAAGCAGGCGCTGTCGTTTACCGAGCAGAACATGAAGGCCGCGTTCGAACATGCGCGCAAGCTCGTGCATGCGACCGACCTTCAGCAGGCGCTGCAAATCCAGTCGGAGTTCTTGCGGAGTCAGTTCACCAATGCCGGCGAACACATGCGGCAGATCACCGGCGACGTGATGTCGGCCGCCAAGGACACGATGAAGCCGAAGTTTTAAGCCCGCGGAGTCGCAGGAAGCGCGCGGCTTTTCGAAGGCCGCAAGCCAGCTTGTCGCTGATTGCTAACGCGCGTCTCGAAAGCGAGGTGTTGGATCAGATCGTCTTCAGGAAACTCTCGTTCGACGAACATCCACCGCAATGGTAAGTGACGAAGTTAAAGCGTTCGTCCCTCGGTTCGATCAGCATCAGTCTCATCCGATCGTTGCACTTGATGCAGGTTATCTCGGTCGTGGTCTGCGAACTCGTACATGTCGGTGTCGGCTTTGGAACGTCCAGCATGGCACCCTCTTTCGCTTCCTCGAATTCCCTTCTCTTCTTCAACGAGATATGCCGACGCAACCAACGATATCCGCAACTGACGGCAGTATGTCCGATTCCTGACACGCTTGATACGATTTAGCGCGCGCTGATTCTCCCACCGATAGAGGAGCTTAGTGGCTCAATCCTTGGGCACGCTTCAAGTTCCACTGGGTTCCCTGACATCGGCGGGATTGGCCTGACGTCGCCGGTGGCCGAAGGCCCGCGCGAAGGTTATGGATACGGACCCGGTCCCATTTTGGTGATTAGGAGATTGTCGGTCGGCACCGGCGACAGGTCGCTGGCTGCCGACTCGCCAAGGAACTTGTTGAGCGTCGACTGAATCTGCTCGCGCGCATTTTCCGGGCCGCGGTCGCTCATCCAGGTGTGCTGGAACGGCGTCTTGACGATGTCGATGCCCTCGGCCTTGGCCTGCTCAGGCGTCGGCAGCACGCCGGGATCGGCCTTGAAGTTCGGATCGTCCGAGCGGAACGACAGGATCTTCATCTTGTCGTTGAGGACGAAGGGGACGCGCAGGTTGTCGAGCGTGATCACCTTCGACACCAGCTCGGGGTGCTCCTTGGCGGTGAACATCGCGATGTCGCCGCCGTTGGAATGCCCGACCAGCGTCAGATGGTTGTAGTCGGCATTCGGCTGGACCTTCTTCAGCTCGCCGAGCACAAAGATGATGTTGGCCTCGCCGCGCTTGTAGACCTCGAGGCGGCCGACATAAGGCTGGCCCAGTTTGGTGACCAGCGGCGGATCGCTCGGCAGGTCCTGCTGGATGCTGGCGACGAGATAGCCGCGCGCGGCCAGCACGTTTTCCAGGAACGAATATTCGGTGTTCTTCACCGTGTTGCCGTTGCTGATGATGGCGACCGGCAGGATGCGCGTGCCCTCGTTGGCGCGCGTCTCGTAGTCGCGGCGCACGGCAAGGTCGACCGCGACCGGCCGCTGCCGCGTCGCGTCGAACAGCTCGAGCGTGTCATGGCGAATGGCCCACTTGCTGCCGGCGACGTAGAGCCCGCCGGCGACGGCAATGATGCAGGCCAGGACGATCAAGGCCCGTTTCATCTTTTTATCCCTCTCCGCCTCGACACATGGTGATTAAACGCGGCAACCAGCAGTTGGGAGCCGGCGTTCACCCGAATTAAATTTTGGATAGCTGCAATCTTTTTGCTTTGCAACATAAGGGCTTGACCTCGCTGGAGCGTCAAATGCCGCCCAACCATTGGTCGCATCTTCGCAGCCTGCGGTTCTAAGTGGAGTGGATTTGACATTCGCTACCCGCCTAGCCGCGAGTACATTCGCAAAAGTGGTCGCTGAGAAGGGATGCGAATGTTAGAATCGGACCACTAGCCGTGTTGTTCAACATTCGCCGGGAGCGCCACGCCAGCGCGTTGCCTGATCATCGCGACCACGGCCTCGACCGCGGCCGATATCGCGCCGCGCCGGTAGGCCCAGCGCGGGTCGTTGTCGGGCGGGGCTGCGATCACCATGGTGGCGTTGGCCTCGAACAGCAGAAGGTCGCCATCCGCATTCAGGGCGAAATCGATCCCGCCATAATCGAGGGACAGCCGGGTGCAGATCGCATGCAGCGCGGCCATGGCCTTGTCGCCGAGCACGCCGCCCATGTTTTCCAGGAAAGCCATTTCCTCCTTTCGATGATCGGGGTGATCGGCCATGTCGGAGGTGAAGTAGTGCACCTTCCAGTTTCGCGAAATCGCCAGATGCAGCGGAAACAACTCGCCGCCGATCATCATCACGCGATACTTGCGCGCGCTGCCGTCCGCAGCCCGCGCGTCGAGATATTCGATCGCGAGAAGCTCCTCGCCCGGCAGTGCCGCGACCGCTGTGGCGAGATCGGCGGCTTTCTCCACCAGCACGAAGTTGCGCCCAGTATGATAGCCGGGCGAGCGCAGCAATAACGGAAACGCAAAACCGTTGGCGCCAAGCCAGGCGGCGGCTTCCGCACCGGCGAGAGTTGCGCGGCTCACCGCGAGCGTCCTGGCGGTGATCACCCCTCGCAGGCCGGCAAGCCGTGCGGCGTTGTCGATGCGCCCGGTCGTCATCACCGCGTGCGGATCGTTGATGACCGGCGCTGTGCTCTGCGCGGTCAGGCGGATCGCGGCTTGAAGCGCCGGCTGGCACAAATCGGGATCGCCGATGGCGTTGAAGATCAGCCGGTGCGGCGGCAATGGCGTTGCGGGATCGAGATGGTCGGCCACCACCACCGTGGTCATGAACACGCAGTCGTCGAGAAACGGCGCGGTCGGAATGTTGCCGCCGCCGGAGGACACCAGTTGCAGCAGCGGGATCGGCGGACCACTGCCGCGATAGGGCAGCGTCGAGACCGCATGGCCGCGAAAGCCCTTCCTGAAATGCGCCAGCGCGCCGTCGCGATCGCCCTCGTCGGCGAGCACCGCGCCCATGCCCTGGTGGGCGGCGGCGTGATCGGGATCGGCTTTCAGCGCCGCCTCGTAATGCACGCGCGCTTCCGCATGGCGGTTGGCGCGAAGCAAGAGATTGCCGAGATTGACGCGCGCCATCGGATTGTCGGGATGGTGCAGGATCGCCTCCGCATAGACGCGGCAGGCGGCATCGATCGCGCCCTCGGCGGCAAGCCACGTTCCGAATTCGTTGAGCGCGCTGAAATGCGTCGGATGCCGGCGCAGGATGTCGATGAATGCCGCCTGCGCCTGCGCATTCCGATCGAGCGCGCCGAGCAGCGCCGCGCGCTCGATTTCGCTTTGCAGCCGCGCCGGCGCATCGCCAGGCAAAGCCAATTGCGCGTCGAGCTCGGCGAGCCGCGCCTCCTGCATGAGGCGCGGTGCCCAGGCCGGCGCAGGCGCGTGATTTGGTCTGGCGGTCATCGGCGCAACTATTGGCTGATTCGCGGTGCGACGACTCTTACGTTTTGCGGAGATGGCCGATCACACCGTATCGAAGGTGATGCCGATGCGCTTTTCCTTGCGCCAGACCACCCGGCACGGCCGGCGAATGCCTTCCGCCACCAGCGTGAAATCGGTGGGGATTCCGACCGGGCTTGTGACGTCAAGCGCTGCGCCGGTGTCGGAGAGGTTTCTGATCGTGCAGTCGATTGCGCTGCCGCCAAATTCGATCTTGGCGCCTTTCAGCACGCGATGCCGGGCAGCAATCCGGTTGTCGTCGTCCTCGTTCATTCCCCCAAATCCCAAACAAGGGCCGGAAAACCCCGGAAACCTCAGATTGATGACCCGACGGTACTTTTCTGCTTTGCCTGGAATAAGATCAAGCTGCGATGCGGCTTGTTAAACCTTTTTCCGATGCCAGGTGCGGCGGGTTGATCGGCTCCGTACATTTACCGGAATGTCAGAATCGGCGGCTTGCGGTTAAAGTCGGAGAGGCTTGCGGCGAGAAGTCGAAGCTGTTTCGCGTTGTTGCCAGGGCGCTCTGGCCTCTCGCCGCGGACCCTGAAAGCGAATGGTGAGGATGACGAGCCCATGACATCTTCCGCTCCAGCGAAAAAAATCGCCGTTCTCGGCGCGCCAATCGAGATCGGGGCGTCGCAAATGGGAACGCTGATGGGGC comes from the Bradyrhizobium erythrophlei genome and includes:
- a CDS encoding L,D-transpeptidase, yielding MRGHAVVLAATLAWFISIDTAEAKLDILVDKATQRMLVIQDGYIRYMWPVSTGRDNMQTPNGVYAPQRLERNWFSSAYYDSPMPFSIFFHHGYAIHGSYAIDRLGGPASHGCVRLHPHHAAILFDLVQQEGPARTTIEITDKGRPAEPPSPGQIAALRGANPPMPSTVRYREALDAPEPPLPLPPPQGGRPMVVRDGPPPPPQGSRPIVVRDGPPPPPRPAPVASRMPVGGAGEADIAGGSPRLPKESVSRPKPKVSEGAVPAEPPKVIEASKVAEAPKLAERSASEPAPSTSNLKLLPASCWSGGASRWQWWASSSQQNPCR
- a CDS encoding TIGR02281 family clan AA aspartic protease — translated: MMRLLTLALPLVFIAGVVVAQKDSSRSALAKDASSASQHQREPTYAVQIPRGSNGEFAVQARINGIAAAMVVDTGATSVVLTYETAKAVGLPLEMLEYNIDVQTAGGHTKAARLWLDRLVIGKLVERNVPALVVPQGLMKTNLLGMSFLDRLEGFEVRADQLMLRGFQEPVVWNVGRRSLVLK
- a CDS encoding DHA2 family efflux MFS transporter permease subunit is translated as MSLALHAQAREDAGFATWAGFLLMCLGMFMAILDIQVVATSLPAIQRALEISRDAMSWIQTAYLIAEITAIPLTGWLTRTLTLRWLFVAAIALFTVSSIGCAASDSFATLICCRVLQGFAGGALIPAVFSAVFLLFPLRLHPVATTIAGVVAVLAPTIGPIVGGWITETWSWHWLFLINVAPGVLAAAATPFLLPQDKTDLAEFRNLDVLSLILMAISLATLELGLKQAPLDGWLALRPLLLFIGSLASGAIFIKRTIMAAHPVVELTTLAARPFAVGCALSFCLGVGLFGSVYLMPVFLAYVRRHDAFEIGSIMLVTGTAQLIAAPVAGYLESRLDPRKLSAFGFALFALGLALSFFQGRTADFDEMFLPQVLRGVAIMFCLLPPTQLALGALTAAQVPDASGLFNLMRNLGGAIGIAAIDTILYGRTIGHGEALRDRLIAGDVSAARAIGLDEQLFLHPPPDVTQATIEAYVRPMVERAALAMSVNEAWAMLAMVATIALISVWCLGKPNVEHSNDSECQNPLHAWQPLKNLLARGRRCKDGPEASRKLVKLDE
- a CDS encoding isoprenylcysteine carboxyl methyltransferase family protein, whose product is MTTAEILLALVTVQRGLELVLARRNTAQLKARGAVEIASSHYPLLVALHASWLASLWVFGHDQPVNPVVLLAYLLLQVLRVWVMATLGSRWTTRIIVLANAPLVTSGPYRYLRHPNYAVVAGEIAALPLTLHLPGIALFFTILNALVLFIRIRAENRGLASWRALSEERAT
- a CDS encoding type III polyketide synthase, coding for MPQAALLSLTTSVPPHCFQQKDVLEAAWEVFGSRFPDYDRFASIYANTGIVKRYGVKPFDWYLTQRGWPERSAAFFEGAEALFIEVANKALADAGLKATDVDTVVTVCSTGIATPSLDARVAKRMGFRSDVSRVPVFGLGCAGGISGLSIASRLAQARPGSNVLMVAVELCSLALRLDELSKANIIATSLFGDGAAAIVLRAGDGGETLIEAAGEHLWPDTLDVMGWSVDPLGFGVILRRTVPEFVTTQLKPALIQILSRMDLSIADFDKFICHPGGAKVIDAIETALSLDQGTLEHERGVIADYGNMSAPTVLFILERARAKGLPRRSLLTALGPGFTASCVSLRHAA
- a CDS encoding phasin, with product MSEPKLEVPAELRDLAEKTIDQAERAFGMFFEAAAKSVGAIPSPGTEISKQALSFTEQNMKAAFEHARKLVHATDLQQALQIQSEFLRSQFTNAGEHMRQITGDVMSAAKDTMKPKF
- a CDS encoding alpha/beta hydrolase, coding for MKRALIVLACIIAVAGGLYVAGSKWAIRHDTLELFDATRQRPVAVDLAVRRDYETRANEGTRILPVAIISNGNTVKNTEYSFLENVLAARGYLVASIQQDLPSDPPLVTKLGQPYVGRLEVYKRGEANIIFVLGELKKVQPNADYNHLTLVGHSNGGDIAMFTAKEHPELVSKVITLDNLRVPFVLNDKMKILSFRSDDPNFKADPGVLPTPEQAKAEGIDIVKTPFQHTWMSDRGPENAREQIQSTLNKFLGESAASDLSPVPTDNLLITKMGPGPYP
- a CDS encoding tetratricopeptide repeat protein, which codes for MTARPNHAPAPAWAPRLMQEARLAELDAQLALPGDAPARLQSEIERAALLGALDRNAQAQAAFIDILRRHPTHFSALNEFGTWLAAEGAIDAACRVYAEAILHHPDNPMARVNLGNLLLRANRHAEARVHYEAALKADPDHAAAHQGMGAVLADEGDRDGALAHFRKGFRGHAVSTLPYRGSGPPIPLLQLVSSGGGNIPTAPFLDDCVFMTTVVVADHLDPATPLPPHRLIFNAIGDPDLCQPALQAAIRLTAQSTAPVINDPHAVMTTGRIDNAARLAGLRGVITARTLAVSRATLAGAEAAAWLGANGFAFPLLLRSPGYHTGRNFVLVEKAADLATAVAALPGEELLAIEYLDARAADGSARKYRVMMIGGELFPLHLAISRNWKVHYFTSDMADHPDHRKEEMAFLENMGGVLGDKAMAALHAICTRLSLDYGGIDFALNADGDLLLFEANATMVIAAPPDNDPRWAYRRGAISAAVEAVVAMIRQRAGVALPANVEQHG
- a CDS encoding PilZ domain-containing protein is translated as MNEDDDNRIAARHRVLKGAKIEFGGSAIDCTIRNLSDTGAALDVTSPVGIPTDFTLVAEGIRRPCRVVWRKEKRIGITFDTV